From the Fundidesulfovibrio magnetotacticus genome, the window TGTCCGGGGTGGCGACGGCCTTGTCGAAGTCGAGCATGCCGCCCTGGATCTGCTCCACCAGGTCTTCGGCGCCCACGATGTCGGCACCGGCGGCCTTGGCCTCGGCGACCTTGTCGCCCTTGCAGAAGACGGCCACGCGGATGGTCTTGCCCAGGCCGTGCGGCAGGGTGACGGCGCCGCGCACCATCTGGTCGGAGTATTTGGGATCGACGCCGAGGCAGACGGCCACGTCCACGGTTTCGTCGAACTTGGCGGGGCCGGCCTCGATCGCCTTCTTGACGGCGTCGGAGAGGTCGAACTTCAGGGTCTGGTCGACGCCTTCGACGGCGGCGCGGTATTTCTTTCCGTGCTTGGGCATGGCGGTATTCCTTTTTAGCTCACGACGTCCAGACCCATGCTGCGGGCCGTTCCCATGATGGTGTTCATGGCGGCGTCCAGGTCCTTGGCGGTCATGTCCTGCATCTTGAGCTTGGCGATCTCCTCGACCTGGGCGCGAGTCACCTTGCCGACCTTGTTCTTGTTGGGCTCGCCGGAGCCCTTCTCCACCTTGGCGGCCTTGACCAGCAGCACCGAGGCCGGGGGGGTCTTGGTGATGAAGGTGAAGGAGCGGTCGGCGTAGACCGTGATGACCACGGGGATGGTCATGCCGATCTGGTCCTGCGTCTTGGCGTTGTACGCCTTGCAGAACTCCATGATGTTCACGCCGTGCTGGCCCAGGGCGGGGCCGACCGGGGGCGAGGGGTTGGCCTTGCCGGCCGGCAGCTGCAGCTTGATTTTGGCGACTTCTTTCTTGGCCATGGTCGTGTCGTCCTTTGATCGGGAGGCGGACCGGGAGGCCCGCTAGTTTTTGGTCACCTGCACGAAGTCGAGCTCGACGGGGGTCTGGCGGCCGAAAATGGACACGGAGACCTTGAGCTTGCCCTTGTCGTAGTTCACGTCCTCCACGAGGGCGTTGAACCCGCCGAACGGCCCGTCGATGACCCGGACCTCGTCGCCGCGGTCGAAATTGAACTTGGGACGCGGCTGCTCCTGACGGCTTTCCATCATGGAGAGCACGCGCAGGGCTTCGGAGTCGCGCATGGGCGTCGGGCGGTTCTTGCCCCCGACAAACCCGGTGACCCTGGGAATTTCTTGGACCAAGTGCCAGGACTTGTCGTGCATGG encodes:
- the rplA gene encoding 50S ribosomal protein L1, with product MPKHGKKYRAAVEGVDQTLKFDLSDAVKKAIEAGPAKFDETVDVAVCLGVDPKYSDQMVRGAVTLPHGLGKTIRVAVFCKGDKVAEAKAAGADIVGAEDLVEQIQGGMLDFDKAVATPDMMALVGKIGRVLGPRGLMPNAKTGTVTMNVTDAVKELKAGRVEFRVDKAGVLHAPLGKKSFGADKILENFKALLDTVIRLKPSAAKGTYLKSMAVATTMGPGFKIDTTTVKKFLEG
- the rplK gene encoding 50S ribosomal protein L11, with the translated sequence MAKKEVAKIKLQLPAGKANPSPPVGPALGQHGVNIMEFCKAYNAKTQDQIGMTIPVVITVYADRSFTFITKTPPASVLLVKAAKVEKGSGEPNKNKVGKVTRAQVEEIAKLKMQDMTAKDLDAAMNTIMGTARSMGLDVVS
- the nusG gene encoding transcription termination/antitermination protein NusG, translating into MTENTLDIPAPDESKARWYIVHTYSGFENRVEQTIREMMRTGQDEGAIEEVVVPTEKVIELVKGEKRTSTRKFYPGYVMIKMAMHDKSWHLVQEIPRVTGFVGGKNRPTPMRDSEALRVLSMMESRQEQPRPKFNFDRGDEVRVIDGPFGGFNALVEDVNYDKGKLKVSVSIFGRQTPVELDFVQVTKN